From the genome of Sinanaerobacter sp. ZZT-01:
TGAATGATTCCAAATACGTTAACATCATACATCGCCCTTACATCAGAAATCGTAACCTCTTCTAAAGCTCCTCTTACTGAATAGCCTGCATTATTAATAAGAATATCGATTTTTTGATATCTTGATACTGTTTCATCAACTGCTTTTTTAATTGACTCTTTTTTGGTAACATCCAACTCCAATTTCAAAGAAGCATTCAAATCTTGTATGCTTTCTACCTTTCTGGCCGTTGCTATAACCTTATATCCTTTAGCATGCAAAATGTTACAAAGATTCTTGCCAATTCCACTCGAACACCCGGTAATTAGTACCACTGTTTCTTTTTTCATAAAAACCTCCATGGATAAAATTTGTATTATTATATATCACATCGAGGTTATTCTCATTATCATTTGTTAAGACGTTTTGCTTTTAGTCTACTTAGAGAAACTGGCGTGATTCCAAGGTAAGATGCCAGATCACACTGTTTTATCCTTTGTTCCAATCCCGGAAAACAGATGGAAAAGTTATTGTAACGCTCCATGCTATCCCATAATTTAAAGCTGATTGCATGTTCCTCTTTCATTACAAGCGCCGACTCTGTTATCTTTTTATTAAATAACAATAACTGATAATTCCCTTCCATGATTTTTTCAAAATCAGCAACGGAAGTCACTAAAATCTCACTGTCTTCGAGCGCTTGCAAATAATAAGTAGATTCCTTTTGTGATAAATAAGCCAAATAAGAAAATAACAGATCCCCCTCTGCATGAAAGTACTTCGTAATTTCATTGCCTTGCTCATCAATGTAAAAAGATCGAAAAACTCCCTTGATTATAAGACCTATTTCTGTTGATTTTTCACCCTCTCTTATGAAGAACTCATTCTTCTTCATCATCTTTTGATGAAAAATTGACATTAGTATGTCCAGATTGACAGCATCAAGGGATACTCTATATCTGAGTAAAAGCTCATTCCATACTCCATCAGTTTTTGCTTTGTTCATGGAAACCTCCATTTATAAAATAAAATACGATCAAAAACAACAATTCTATAAAATGGCTCTAAGTAAAAACTTAGAGCCATTTTATAGAAATTTTATTTTTATCTGTTTATGCCGCAGTCTCCTCCGTTTCCTCACATAAGAACCATAATGCTGCTGCATTTGATGGATTCGAGTCTTTTTGAGACATGTGTGCTTTAATGCAAACATATATGTTTCCATCATAAGAAACAACACTTCCTAACTGATAGTGTTGTTCTGGTATCCATTTTTCCGCATTGAATGCAGTTGTATTATCACTACCGTTTACTTCAATTCCGGTTAGTTTCTGCAATGCTTTATAAGCATTTACAATTCCGGCTCCATATTCTTTTGAACTTCCTGCAGGTTTTGCAGTTTCCTTAAGTAATCCTCTTACTTCTTCCGCTGTAATGTCTTTATCCACAGATTTTAACAAACCAACCACACCGGCAACATGTGGACACGCCATAGAAGTTCCTGTCAAGTAATCATAACTGCCATCATTGGTTAGATATGTACTGTAAATATCTACTCCAGGTGCCATAAAATCTAATCCGGTTCCATAGTTGGAAAAATATCCTCTTTCACCATTGCTGTCTACTGCTCCAACGGCTATAACAGAGTCATAGGCTGACGGATAAGAAATAGAGGATGCAGATTCATTTCCTGATGCCGCTACGACAACCGTTCCATTTTGAACTGCAGTTTTGCAAGCAGAGTTAAAAGTACTAGAATAACGACCGCCACCCAAAGACATATTAATTACATCTACATTTTGTTTTGCAGCATACAGAATTCCCTGTTGGATTCCATAAATGCTCCCTCTTCCATTATCACCTAATACCTTTATAGGGATTAACGTCGCTGTTCTCATTACGCCTGTTACTTCTCCATAACTTGCAACTGTTCCGGCAACGTGTGTACCATGGCCTAACCGATCCATCGTATCTGTGCTGGATCCACTGGCAAAGTTCTTCCCTAAGCTCGTATCGACATAGCTGCTTAGTGATGGATGCGTGTTATCAATTCCTGTATCCAATATCGCCACACGTGTATTGCTCCCGCCTGTTGTTATTGTCCATGCATTAGGAACCTGGATCATTTCATAATTCCACTTTTGCTTGGGATTTATATCAAAATTCTGATTTTGCCCGCTTGTTGCTTCAAAAGCTGTCATAACATAATTGGGCTCCAATGCTTTAATTTCATATCCTGAATTAGTCAGCCGCTCTTCTAATTTCGCTTTTGCTTCTTCAAAAGTATATTCCTCTGAAGGATATCCGACTAAATAAGTATATCCCATGTTCTCAATCACGTCATCCTGCAAGTTGTCTTGTCCTAAAATATGAAATTCATCACCATCTTTTATTTCGGTAGATTCTAGCAAGTCATCTTTCAGTATAAAATCATTATCCTGCAATAAGTTATCAAGTTGTTCATTTATATTTTCCTCCATTGACTGTATAGAGTTATTTTCTCCGATACTTAGAATTATTTCTCCCGGAATGGTCTCTATTTCCTCTGCCATTGCGAAAGCTTGTCCTCCACTCATAAAGCAACCTGTAACTAGAGCTAATACCAAAAAACCAGCAAAACCTATCTTTCTTTTTTTCATACCCCTTCCCCTTTTCTGTTTTTATTTAAAACAACCATGCCTAGCTTACTAAATGGCTATACTCCTCCCTTCTTTTCTATATTTCCTTATGCACGAGTTGTTTCATGCTTATTTTTTCATATCTTTTCCCTAACTTGTCCTTCTATGCAAATAATAGCATAATGTGGAATAATCTTCTACATATTCTCTTATCTATTTTTTGCCTTGAACGCCCTCAATTCTACAAAATTGTCTAAAAAAAGCCGTCTAAATCGTATTTAGTGAAAAAGTTTTTGTCTTATTATGCTTATGTTTGTAATCGATAAATCGTTTGAATAAAAACAGCCATATACAGATTAGGCGTAATTTGGAGAAAGAGAAATTCCTGTCCATAAACAGGGGTTTTTTCATTTTTTTACCGGAAAACAGACGGTAAAAACCGTATATTGGTTTGGCTCACTGCGAACGTTAATCCTACCTTCCATTTTTTCAGCCATCTGCCCAACGATGGACAGCCCTAATCCGCTTCCTTTATCGGATCGCCCTTTATCACATTTATACAGTCTTTTAAAAATGTGCGGCAAGTCTGCTTTCTCAATGCCTATCCCATTGTCCGCGATATGAATTTCAATTTCCTTTTCATTTTGTACCATTTCAATTTTAATCTGCGTGGCCCGGCTATGGGCGATGACGTTTTGCACCAGATTGTTGAGGATACGGGCATATCCGTCCAGATCAACTTTTGCAAGCAGCGCTCTTTCCGGAATTTCAATTTCATAATTCAGATGATTTTCTTCAAAGATGGGAATCCAATCTTTCAGAATATTCCGTGTCAATTCCGCAAGCTCTACCCGTTCTATGGATAATGAAAATTCGCCGGAGTTGAGCTTGAACCAGTCGAACAGAAGGTCGATATAGTCCTTAAGGTCATGGGCTTTACGTCTGACAATTTTCAGATAATCTTCACGCTCTTTCCCTGTGGCAACACCTCTGTGTACTGCCTCTAGATAACCGATTAAAGTTGTGAGCGGCGTCCGCACGTCATGGGAGAGGCTCGTCATTAGTTGACGGTTGGTTTCATCTGCCGCTCTGAGCTCTGAGATTCTTTCCTCGTAACGGGTAACTATTTCATTTATTTTGTAGGAAAAATCTGCGGTCAGCTCATTGTCCACGGCAAGAATTCTACGGTTCCCATTTCCCGCTTCCATATCATTCAGGGCATCTGTCATGTTCTGAAGCTGCCTCTTGACGCCAAGGAGTTTTCCCATACAGATCATATCGAACAGAAGCGAAAGAAAAAAGAATATGCCTAATGTCACATTGAAAATCATGGCCTACACCTCCTTGTTAAAACGGTAGCCGATTCCCTTTACCGTCTGGATGTAATAAGGCGTACCGGAGTCGAGTTCTATCTTTTTGCGGAGCCTGCTGATAATTGCCATGATGTTGCTGTCATCGTAAACGTATGGCTCTCCCCATACTTCTTCGTAAATCTGTTGCTTTGTTAAAATCTTCCCCTGGTTTTTCACGCAGAACAGCAGAAGGTCAAATTCTTTCGGCGGCAATTCAAACGTTCCGTTCTGAGTCGTTACGCTCCGGCTGTCCATATCTATGGTTAGCCCTTGATAGGTCAACGGCTGCGAATGATCTCCAGTCATATTAAACCGTGTATACCGGCGAATCAGAGAAAGTACTCGGGCAATCAGCTCTTCCATATCAAAAGGTTTTGTCAGATAGTCATCCGCGCCGGAACGTAATCCGCGGATCTTTGATGTGCTGTCGTTTTTGGAAGTCAGCATCAGAATGGGAATCCTGCTTTTTTGTCGTATTTTTTCCATGGTTTCAAAACCGTCCATTCCCGGCATCATCACATCCAAAAGAATCAACTGGTAATCATTCTTTTGGAGTATGGCGAGTCCGTCTGCGCCAGAATAGCAATGGTCTGCACCTATACTCTCAGCAGCAACGCTCTGCTCGATTAAAGCACACAATTCTTTATCATCGTCAATCACTAAGATTCTATAGCCCATTTTCAAACCTCCCGAGTATTGCGAAACTATTCGCAATGTATTAAATCCATTTTACTTTGTCTGCTAAATTAGTGCAAGTTTGAGTAACTTGAAAGCCTTACTTAACTGTGATAAGCTTTTCCATATATATTACTGGACAAAATATTTTTGAAATGGTAGTAGTCGCCTTTTATGCTTAAGAAGCAAATTATATTTGACGGAGGTATGTGATGTTAGATTTAAAAGATATTAATTATCAACCAAATATTCAAGAGATAAGTGAATATATAAATAATCCTATTTTTAGTCAATTCTATAACTTCATAAATAACGAATATAATGCTCTTTGTAAAGTTGAGTATAGTAAAGATGTATGGGCTCGTGGTTGGAATATCAAATTAAGAAAAGCAGGAAAATCTCTTTGTGTTATTTATCCTAAAGAAGGTTATTTTACTGTATTAGTTGTTATAGGAAAGAAAGAAAAAGAAAAAGTCAACGATTTATTAGCACAGCTATCAGACGAGATGCAGAAAATTTTTCATAATACAAAAGAGGGGAACGGACAAAGATGGCTCATGATAGATTTGTTTGATAGCGGTTGTTTATGCCAAGATACATTAAAATTAATTCAAATTCGCAGAGAAAGCAAATAATTAAATTATACTGCAAAAAATTGTATGGAAATAGATTTTTGAAAATCCTACTACTTTTGGTATCGGTTTTGATGAAGCTCATTCCGATAACTTCGAACAGGACAAAGGCAAGTATCATAAATTCAACTAACAGTTTACTTGAAATTATACTGATTCCACCTGTGGTCGGTTGATAATAATTAAATATTGATTCATGCTGATTAACAGGAGGTGTTGCAAATGCAATCGATTGACAATCAAGAATTTGGACAGTTTTTAGCCCAATTAAGAAAAGAAAAGGGAATGACACAAAAACAGCTTGCCGAACAATTATTTTTATCAGATAAAGCAATCAGCAAGTGGGAAAGAGGATTGAGTTTGCCTGATATATCCTTACTGATGCCCCTATCAAAAATCTTCAATGTAACGACCACGGAACTGCTATGTGGAAAAAGAATAGCAATTAATGCCCAGTTTAGTATTGATGAAGTAGATGCTATCATGTCCAAAACTATTACTTTGTCCAAGGATGAAATAGAAAAAAAAGAACACTCCAAACAAATTAGAATAAGAATTTTTATCGGTTCAATTTGTATCTTTATTGCAGAATTGATTTTATTCCTTGTCAGCGGACATTCAATCAGCACGATTCGCGAAAGTGTTTATACAGTAGAACTTTTGATGGCCATTTCCGGCACATATTTTACATTTTTTGCAAAGGAAGAATTACCCATTTATTATGATAGCAATCATATAAGCCAGTATACCCACGGTGTGTTTCGCATGAATATCCCCGGCGTCCATCTTAACAACAGTAACTGGAATCATATTGTTAAGACAGTACATCTGACAACAATGATTATTTTTACCATATTTCCGCTCTTATATTTTTCACTTTCATCGTTTTTCCCTCGACTTTGGGAAAGTGGGGAGTTATTTTTCACTTTAGGTGCAGTTCTTGCGATGTTTATTCCCATATGTATTGTTGGAAAAAAATATGAATAACTTAATTTTATCACCGAGAGCAGTTTGATTTCTAGCCTCGGTGATATTGTCATACCATCAATAGTAATTACAGCTTAATCTATTTTAATTTCCATCCAACCGCCTTTTTGCGGGCACGAATGAATTGTTCATAGATACCATTTGCATTGATCAGCTTTTCATGTGTCCCCTGCTGTACAATATGTCCGTCAGCCAGGACAAAAATTCGGTCAGCATTCCGTATTGTCTTCAGCCGATGCGCAATCATAATAACGGTTTTATTTTTAGTTAATTCTGCAATTGCCTCCATCAGCATATTCTCATTTTCCGGATCAACACTGGATGTGGCTTCATCCAATATGATGATGGGCGCATCTTTTAAAATAGCACGGGCTATGGAAATTCTTTGTTTTTCACCACCTGACAGTGATGCACCGCCTTCTCCAATAACGGTGTTGTAGCCATCCGGAAGACTCATAATAAAGTCATGACAGCAAGCTCTCTCTGCCGCAAGCTTAACTTCCTTATGAGATGCATTTGGTTTTCCGAATTTGATGTTGTTTTCAATCGTATCAGCAAACAGATAGACCTTCTGAAATACCTCGCTTATATTCGCCAATAGACTATCCAGCGTATAATCGCGGACATCGATTCCGCCAATTGTAATTTTCCCTCCATCCACGTCCCAAAAACGGGCAATCAGGTTACATAGAGTGCTCTTGCCCGCACCAGAAGGCCCGATAATGGCAGTTGTTGTTTTCTGTGGAATTGACAAGCTGACGTTATCCAGAATTTTATGATCACCATAAGAAAAAGAAACGTTTTCAAATGCTATATCGAAATTAGACGGAGTCTGTACGTTCCCCTTCTCATCCATGACAGGTGTTCTGTTAATTTCTTCGACTTTATCGATTGAGGCATCCAGAAGCCGCAATAGGGAAGACGAATTTCCGGCTGATTGGAGTTCCCCAAACAGCATGAAGGAACCAACCGTCATTAACAGGCATATGGGCAGGCTCATCGAGCCGTTGAGGTGAAAAATCAACGCTTCCGTAATTATGACTACGCTTGTGCCATATAGTATCATCTGCTGCAGAACGGTGTAAGGAATAAATAAATGCTCCAGCTTCAGATTTTTAGATTTGCTTTCTAAAATAGCCTGTTTTATTTTGCTGTTGGAGTCTCTGCCCAGGTTAAAGGATTTGACAATTAACATTCCCTGCACATACTCCAATACATTTGAGACAAGTTTCTCTTGCGCCGTCTGCCTCTCTGGAGAAACTTTTTCGGATTTTTTTTGAAGACTGCTGATGCACCAGGTAAACAGCAGGATACCACAGAGAATGGTTAATCCTATCCTCCAGTCAATGACAGCCATAACAATTGTAATAACTGCTACATGAATGTATCCGCCTAAAATGTTAGTCAACACGGTTGGTGCATTGTTTTCAATGTCGCCTATCGTGGTGGTAACCACAGAAGTTAAATTACCCAGATTGTGATCACTGAAATATCCCATTGGCATGTATTTAATACGATCGCCAATATGAATGCGCTTTTCGGCGCACATGAAATAGCCTATTTTTACTTTGTAAAAATCTGAAATATAACTGCAGATAATTTTCAATATCATACCTGCAAAAGTGATTCCGAATATCTGCCAGATTGCTGCTGTTCCAAAGCCGTTTATAATGCCTGAAAAAACCAACGCAAGCGCAGCAAAGGACATCATATCAAAAATGGAATGCAGTACTGAAAACAGAACTGTCAATCTCATTGTTCCTTGCATTTTCCCTGAAAAATTATATATTTTTTTTAATACATGAATCATTTTATCTCCCCTTAAGCAACGTCTTTTGTGTCGATATGTGCTTTCCACATTTCCTGATATAAAGGGCATGTCAGAAGCAGGTTCTGATGCGTGCCTTCTGCTTCAATATGTCCATTCTTTACCACAACAATCTTGTCTGCATCGGTAATCGTAGAGAGACGATGTGCAATCATCAGAACCGTTTTCCCATCAATGATCTTCGCCATTGCTTCCTGAATCAACGCTTCGTTTTCTGCATCAATATAGGCTGTTGCTTCATCGAGAATGACAATGGGTGCATTCTTCAGCACAGCCCTCGCAATTGCGATCCTCTGCCGCTCTCCTCCGGAAAGATGCCCGCCCGCA
Proteins encoded in this window:
- a CDS encoding helix-turn-helix transcriptional regulator, which encodes MQSIDNQEFGQFLAQLRKEKGMTQKQLAEQLFLSDKAISKWERGLSLPDISLLMPLSKIFNVTTTELLCGKRIAINAQFSIDEVDAIMSKTITLSKDEIEKKEHSKQIRIRIFIGSICIFIAELILFLVSGHSISTIRESVYTVELLMAISGTYFTFFAKEELPIYYDSNHISQYTHGVFRMNIPGVHLNNSNWNHIVKTVHLTTMIIFTIFPLLYFSLSSFFPRLWESGELFFTLGAVLAMFIPICIVGKKYE
- a CDS encoding DUF3788 domain-containing protein, producing the protein MLDLKDINYQPNIQEISEYINNPIFSQFYNFINNEYNALCKVEYSKDVWARGWNIKLRKAGKSLCVIYPKEGYFTVLVVIGKKEKEKVNDLLAQLSDEMQKIFHNTKEGNGQRWLMIDLFDSGCLCQDTLKLIQIRRESK
- a CDS encoding sensor histidine kinase; its protein translation is MIFNVTLGIFFFLSLLFDMICMGKLLGVKRQLQNMTDALNDMEAGNGNRRILAVDNELTADFSYKINEIVTRYEERISELRAADETNRQLMTSLSHDVRTPLTTLIGYLEAVHRGVATGKEREDYLKIVRRKAHDLKDYIDLLFDWFKLNSGEFSLSIERVELAELTRNILKDWIPIFEENHLNYEIEIPERALLAKVDLDGYARILNNLVQNVIAHSRATQIKIEMVQNEKEIEIHIADNGIGIEKADLPHIFKRLYKCDKGRSDKGSGLGLSIVGQMAEKMEGRINVRSEPNQYTVFTVCFPVKK
- a CDS encoding Crp/Fnr family transcriptional regulator; its protein translation is MNKAKTDGVWNELLLRYRVSLDAVNLDILMSIFHQKMMKKNEFFIREGEKSTEIGLIIKGVFRSFYIDEQGNEITKYFHAEGDLLFSYLAYLSQKESTYYLQALEDSEILVTSVADFEKIMEGNYQLLLFNKKITESALVMKEEHAISFKLWDSMERYNNFSICFPGLEQRIKQCDLASYLGITPVSLSRLKAKRLNK
- a CDS encoding response regulator transcription factor, whose protein sequence is MGYRILVIDDDKELCALIEQSVAAESIGADHCYSGADGLAILQKNDYQLILLDVMMPGMDGFETMEKIRQKSRIPILMLTSKNDSTSKIRGLRSGADDYLTKPFDMEELIARVLSLIRRYTRFNMTGDHSQPLTYQGLTIDMDSRSVTTQNGTFELPPKEFDLLLFCVKNQGKILTKQQIYEEVWGEPYVYDDSNIMAIISRLRKKIELDSGTPYYIQTVKGIGYRFNKEV
- a CDS encoding ABC transporter ATP-binding protein, with the translated sequence MIHVLKKIYNFSGKMQGTMRLTVLFSVLHSIFDMMSFAALALVFSGIINGFGTAAIWQIFGITFAGMILKIICSYISDFYKVKIGYFMCAEKRIHIGDRIKYMPMGYFSDHNLGNLTSVVTTTIGDIENNAPTVLTNILGGYIHVAVITIVMAVIDWRIGLTILCGILLFTWCISSLQKKSEKVSPERQTAQEKLVSNVLEYVQGMLIVKSFNLGRDSNSKIKQAILESKSKNLKLEHLFIPYTVLQQMILYGTSVVIITEALIFHLNGSMSLPICLLMTVGSFMLFGELQSAGNSSSLLRLLDASIDKVEEINRTPVMDEKGNVQTPSNFDIAFENVSFSYGDHKILDNVSLSIPQKTTTAIIGPSGAGKSTLCNLIARFWDVDGGKITIGGIDVRDYTLDSLLANISEVFQKVYLFADTIENNIKFGKPNASHKEVKLAAERACCHDFIMSLPDGYNTVIGEGGASLSGGEKQRISIARAILKDAPIIILDEATSSVDPENENMLMEAIAELTKNKTVIMIAHRLKTIRNADRIFVLADGHIVQQGTHEKLINANGIYEQFIRARKKAVGWKLK
- a CDS encoding S8 family serine peptidase, with the protein product MKKRKIGFAGFLVLALVTGCFMSGGQAFAMAEEIETIPGEIILSIGENNSIQSMEENINEQLDNLLQDNDFILKDDLLESTEIKDGDEFHILGQDNLQDDVIENMGYTYLVGYPSEEYTFEEAKAKLEERLTNSGYEIKALEPNYVMTAFEATSGQNQNFDINPKQKWNYEMIQVPNAWTITTGGSNTRVAILDTGIDNTHPSLSSYVDTSLGKNFASGSSTDTMDRLGHGTHVAGTVASYGEVTGVMRTATLIPIKVLGDNGRGSIYGIQQGILYAAKQNVDVINMSLGGGRYSSTFNSACKTAVQNGTVVVAASGNESASSISYPSAYDSVIAVGAVDSNGERGYFSNYGTGLDFMAPGVDIYSTYLTNDGSYDYLTGTSMACPHVAGVVGLLKSVDKDITAEEVRGLLKETAKPAGSSKEYGAGIVNAYKALQKLTGIEVNGSDNTTAFNAEKWIPEQHYQLGSVVSYDGNIYVCIKAHMSQKDSNPSNAAALWFLCEETEETAA